From a region of the Cucumis sativus cultivar 9930 chromosome 6, Cucumber_9930_V3, whole genome shotgun sequence genome:
- the LOC101206621 gene encoding uncharacterized protein LOC101206621 isoform X3, with protein MSVENPWVPVTPVKASLRKPSHEEENQQKSDGSCEETEAESEKINACSDTPNLVTLDNGEILVVDLSEMKGVQNEANCCSSSSSLEKVESISQGELSSKTIPHFVPPTPDKRTNVVLKQVVDVQSTLAAETRDMEGQEQNCKTVSRRTDEDGLQQDVCELVLESSCASVLTPINNDNSSKDIEITVKEITKLKEHKRKHRPKVMGEGKPRTSTPATQRAANSQENVRTKRKYVRKNAANKSLENPLEPGTLNPVTPAGSMENSRGLRTYTRKRGVNTIETGPSTDMEERKQGRKKCCKSLKFDNEGKQKDENSLFESSSNSSESLAHILTTGSYQSHSVLNHWNENDTVFDHEQADMLYDPNPSMKHQPEGRKCLSESQVSIVDIPIEYSSSWIKLQSNYRENERGMGRTSSTNHLLSSSEDLFCSSTTISSEGKEAMGLKRKWYQNIKQDDASSFDLLEEFYSIYGSQMPQAEYFPKENSDKVQHFGPSSTYFNVTGETCKVSSLKENSCTSKARYQLPRPQNHSLFPRVHEGSVTPNKLQPFESSLATDQMKMTHTRFDAQDYVWTLGSWSHHCNRQSKYSHKQSLAVTDLQRVESSHRLPSSGAQVDKIKIQTTVSGKKQKNLTSYNMDGTEQHPKLALYSRRKTSQFSPGSLSEINSGSKLSTNAMIEEMKMLDINREGKISLYEKQNEIVTYKMQNQEHSALVVYRGDGSIVPFEGALDPIKKRRRFAKVDLDEETVRVWKLLMDNSNKELVEGSDEAKDKWWEEERSVFSGRTDSFIAKMHLIQGDRGFSQWKGSVLDSVIGVFLTQNVSDHLSSSAFMSLAARYPLKSKSLHESSVDEQTSLILNESQVTLCQAEDSVIWAKQISDQSICKQSCTTVCEIDQAEENFLTSSDSSGSKSAGVTSMRGYQCSVTSYSSKKIVELEDRRLTTEINTTVEACSLGNEKTADAAISSQMSVVSEHSINSLCPLSSENRMPCLKSNYGKDLSSKDICGNGCASSVEVKQVTETNKLKSDFKIASATDSSEGTCSTSEEKYVCQREHNENPDSPKNHLKESPSQSSNQLQKISNSGVTEVECCKLCREATPFPYVYKQRDVYHTNERSHTLNLVSQTSVVNTNNVEAKRCCRELCSLDQLSDHNVMIQSEGRLIEVPHGVESQTSMSHWNIHQTLPTSLIDNSFGPTSWETGEPAQNKHDHSLSSKFNDPKSDIIKPNRERVKKEKRVGVDWDSLRKQVEATGRRDRTTNTMDSLDWEAVRCADIDDIAYTIRERGMNNRLAERIKDFLDRLVKDHGSTDLEWLRDVPPDQAKEYLLSIRGLGLKSVECVRLLTLQQVAFPVDTNVGRIAVRLGWVPLQPLPESLQLHLLELSVINTQFLNPFKSISGLDCASLTKEHCKIFPLYPILSICISFYDFPGASIEQKLIINTGPLTDL; from the exons ATGAGTGTGGAAAATCCATGGGTTCCTGTGACCCCGGTAAAGGCCTCTTTGAGAAAACCATCGCATGAGGAAGAAAATCAACAGAAATCAGATGGGTCTTGTGAAGAAACTGAAGctgaaagtgaaaaaataaatgcatgTTCAGATACTCCTAATTTGGTGACTCTAGATAATGGGGAAATTTTGGTGGTGGATTTGAGTGAGATGAAAGGGGTTCAGAATGAGGCAAATTGTTGTTCtagttcttcttctttggaGAAAGTAGAGTCCATTTCACAGG GTGAACTTTCTAGCAAGACTATCCCCCATTTTGTACCCCCAACACCAGATAAGAGGACAAATGTGGTCCTCAAACAGGTAGTTGATGTTCAAAGCACACTAGCAGCAGAAACAAGAGATATGGAGGGCcaagaacaaaattgtaaaactGTCAGTAGAAGAACAGATGAGGATGGCCTCCAGCAGGATGTTTGTGAGCTAGTCTTGGAATCGTCTTGTGCTTCAGTGTTAACACCAATTAATAATGACAACTCTAGTAAAGATATTGAAATCACTGTAAAAGAAATAACCAAGTTGAAGgaacataaaagaaagcaCAGGCCCAAGGTAATGGGAGAAGGCAAACCAAGAACATCTACTCCAGCCACTCAGAGAGCTGCCAATTCTCAAGAAAACGTGAGAACTAAAAGGAAATATGTCCGAAAGAATGCAGCTAACAAATCCCTGGAAAACCCTCTTGAACCAGGAACTCTTAATCCAGTCACCCCAGCTGGTTCTATGGAAAATTCAAGAGGTCTAAGGACATACACTCGAAAGCGTGGTGTCAACACAATAGAAACAGGCCCGTCGACTGATATGGAAGAGCGAAAGCAGGGTAGGAAAAAATGTTGTaagagtttaaaatttgacaatgAAGGAAAacagaaagatgaaaattctTTGTTCGAATCTTCATCCAACTCTTCAGAATCTCTGGCACATATTTTAACTACTGGAAGTTATCAATCACATTCAGTACTGAACCATTGGAATGAAAATGACACAGTGTTCGACCATGAACAAGCTGACATGTTATATGACCCAAATCCTTCAATGAAGCACCAACCGGAAGGTCGGAAATGCCTTTCTGAAAGCCAGGTATCGATCGTTGATATACCAATTGAATATAGCTCTTCCTGGATAAAACTTCAAAGTAATTACCGTGAGAATGAGAGAGGGATGGGGAGGACCAGCTCAACTAATCATTTGTTATCAAGTTCAGAAGATCTATTCTGCAGTAGTACAACCATCTCAAGTGAGGGAAAAGAAGCAATGGgtttaaagagaaaatggtatcaaaatatcaaacaagATGATGCCAGTAGTTTTGATTTACTTGAGGAATTTTATTCGATTTATGGGTCTCAGATGCCACAAGCAGAGTACTTTCCTAAAGAGAATTCTGATAAGGTGCAACATTTTGGCCCATCTAGCACATATTTTAATGTTACTGGAGAAACGTGCAAAGTAAGTAGCTTAAAGGAAAATTCTTGCACATCAAAAGCACGGTACCAGCTACCTAGACCTCAGAACCACAGTTTATTCCCAAGGGTACATGAAGGATCAGTGACTCCCAATAAATTACAACCCTTTGAGTCCAGCTTGGCCACAGACCAGATGAAGATGACACACACAAGATTCGATGCTCAAGATTATGTTTGGACTTTGGGTTCATGGTCCCATCATTGCAACAGGCAGTCAAAATATTCCCACAAACAATCACTGGCAGTTACTGATCTTCAAAGAGTTGAGAGTTCTCACAGACTCCCATCCTCAGGTGCCCAAGTTGACAAGATCAAGATTCAAACAACAGTGTCtgggaaaaaacaaaaaaatcttactTCTTACAATATGGATGGAACAGAGCAGCATCCAAAGCTTGCTTTATATAGTCGCCGCAAAACTTCCCAATTTTCTCCAG GGTCTCTTTCAGAAATAAATTCAGGATCGAAGCTTTCTACCAATGCCATGATTGAGGAAATGAAGATGCTAGACATTAACAGAGAaggaaaaatatcattatatgAGAAACAGAATGAAATAGTAACTTACAAGATGCAGAACCAAGAGCACAGTGCACTTGTTGTGTATAGAGGAGATGGCTCTATAGTACCATTTGAAGGTGCTTTGGATCCTATCAAAAAGCGAAGACGATTTGCCAAAGTTGATCTTGATGAAGAGACAGTTAGAGTCTGGAAGCTATTGATGGACAATTCCAACAAGGAACTTGTTGAAGGATCAGATGAAGCTAAGGACAAATGGtgggaggaagaaagaagTGTTTTTTCTGGACGAACAGACTCATTCATTGCAAAGATGCATCTAATACAAG GAGACAGAGGCTTTTCTCAGTGGAAAGGATCAGTTTTAGACTCAGTGATCGGAGTTTTTCTCACTCAGAATGTCTCAGATCATCTTTCCAG CTCGGCGTTTATGTCACTTGCTGCACGTTATCCCTTGAAATCCAAAAGCCTCCACGAGTCAAGTGTTGATGAACAGACAAGCTTAATCCTCAATGAATCACAAGTTACTTTGTGCCAAGCAGAAGATAGTGTAATATGGGCAAAGCAGATTTCAGATCAATCAATTTGTAAACAAAGTTGCACGACCGTTTGTGAAATTGACCAAGcagaagaaaattttctcacCAGCAGTGATTCTTCAGGAAGTAAATCTGCTGGGGTTACCTCTATGCGTGGATACCAGTGCTCAGTTACGTCTTATAGtagtaaaaaaatagttgaattgGAAGATAGAAGATTGACAACAGAGATTAATACTACAGTAGAAGCATGTTCTTTGGGAAACGAGAAGACTGCAGATGCTGCTATATCATCTCAAATGTCCGTTGTTTCTGAGCATTCTATAAATTCCCTTTGTCCTCTATCAAGTGAAAATAGAATGCCCTGCTTGAAAAGCAACTATGGAAAAGATCTGTCATCAAAAGATATATGCGGCAATGGGTGTGCTTCATCTGTGGAGGTCAAACAGGTCAcagaaacaaataaacttaAGTCAGACTTTAAAATTGCCAGTGCTACTGATTCATCCGAGGGTACTTGTAGTACTTCTGAAGAGAAGTATGTTTGTCAAAGAGAACACAATGAAAATCCAGATTCTCCTAAAAACCATTTAAAAGAATCCCCTAGTCAATCAAGTAATCAATTGcagaaaatttcaaactcaGGAGTTACAGAAGTTGAGTGTTGTAAACTGTGCAGAGAAGCTACACCATTTCCTTATGTATACAAACAACGGGATGTATATCATACTAATGAACGCTCACATACACTTAATTTGGTATCTCAAACTTCAGTTGTCAACACCAACAACGTTGAAGCAAAAAGATGTTGTAGGGAACTGTGCAGTCTTGATCAATTAAGTGATCACAATGTGATGATCCAGTCCGAAGGAAGATTGATTGAAGTACCCCATGGCGTCGAATCACAGACTTCAATGAGCCATTGGAACATACATCAAACTCTACCAACTTCTTTGATAGATAATTCTTTTGGTCCTACCAGCTGGGAGACAGGAGAACCAGCTCAAAATAAGCATGATCATTCACTTAGTAGCAAGTTCAATGATCCAAAATCAGACATTATTAAACCAAACAGAGAACGAgttaaaaaggagaaaagagtTGGCGTTGATTGGGACAGCCTTAGGAAACAGGTGGAGGCGACTGGAAGGAGAGATAGAACTACAAATACAATGGATTCACTGGATTGGGAAGCCGTAAGATGTGCAGATATTGATGACATTGCGTACACGATCAGAGAACGAGGGATGAACAACAGGCTTGCAGAAAGAATTAAA GATTTTCTTGACCGTCTGGTGAAAGATCATGGAAGCACAGATCTTGAGTGGTTAAGGGATGTTCCGCCTGATCAAGCAAA AGAGTATTTACTCAGCATAAGGGGATTGGGATTGAAAAGCGTGGAGTGCGTACGCCTCCTTACTCTGCAGCAAGTTGCTTTTCCC GTGGATACCAATGTTGGACGCATAGCTGTAAGATTAGGATGGGTACCTCTTCAGCCACTGCCAGAATCATTGCAACTGCATCTTTTGGAGCTGTCAGTAATCA ATACCCAGTTCTTGAATCCATTCAAAAGTATCTCTGGCCTCGACTGTGCAAGCTTGACCAAAGAACATTGTAAGATATTCCCTTTATATCCTATTTTATCGatatgtatttctttttatgattttcCAGGGGCGTCAATAGAACAAAAATTGATCATCAATACTGGTCCCTTAACTGACCTTTAA